The Microcystis aeruginosa NIES-843 sequence GTACTGCCTATTTTGAAGACCATTTGCTCAAAAAGCTGGATAAACCCCTAATTTTAGTTTTAGAGGAGATAGATAGTCTCTTTGCCTATACCAGCGTTGCCGACGATTTCCTTAGTTTATTTCGTCTTTGGCACGAGGAGGCAAAAAATAATAATACTTGGCAAAAGTTACACTTAATTATCACCTATTCCACAGAAAATTATGTTCCTGCTGACCTGAATAAATCTCCTTTCAATGTAGGAACAGAAATCCTGTTACCTGATTTTACTCTAGAACAGGTCTTGACTCTAGCTAATAAATATCAGGCTAACTTGGGAAAAGATGAACTGCAAAGAATAATTAATCTTGTCGGGGGACATCCCTATTTAATCCAAAAGGCGATTTATGGGATTAGCCAAAAACAACTGTCTTTAGCAGATTTTTTAGAGACAGCAGCCACGGAAGCGGGGATTTATGGGGATCATTTGCGAGGACATTTGCTAAACTTACAAGAACATCCAAACCTAGCAGCAGGAATGAAAAAGGTTGTAGAGTCCTCTTCTCCCGTTGATTTAGGTGCAGCAATTAATTGGCAACTTCATAGTTTAGGATTAGTAACCTTTGTGCAGAATGCTGTTCAACCCCGTTATCCACTATACAGCGACTATTTTAGGTATCGCCTATCCTCCTAAAATCCAATATATTGAGTTAAACTGTTGTACATCTAAATCTAATATTCGTTTTCACCTGTTCCCCGTTCCCTCATCGAATCCAGAACTTTAAATGCGGACTAGCTTAGGCACAGATAACCTTTGATTAAATTATTCATCGAACTTAACCAATCAGACAAATTGCTAATTTTAATGCTATGGCGACCAATTTTTATCATATTGGAGGCAGCGTCCCCCTAAATGCACCTAGTTATATCAAGCGGGAAGCAGATGATATATTTTATGACTATCTAAAAAATGGACAGTATTGCTATGTGTTAAATTCCCGTCAGATGGGAAAATCAAGTTTGTGGGTACAGACACAAAAACGACTGCAAGAGGATAATATTGATTGTGCTACCATTGATTTGAGTGGTATAGGAAAAAACATCTCCGAAGATATTTGGTATCGAGTATTATTTGAGCAACTGGTTAAACGATTTGATCTTTCTATTCGGGGAAAAGAGCAAACTTGGTGGGATGAACGAGCCTATAAATCAGCTATTAATCGTCTTGATCAATTTGTTGAGGACATTCTCTTAAAGGAGGTATCCCGACCTATTGTTATCTGTTTTGATGAAATTGATAGCGTTCTGAGTTTAAAATTTTCCACAGATGATTTCTTTGCTTGGCTGCGTAGCTGTCATGAAAAACGTCCTCATAATAGGGATTACCAACGTCTAACCTTTTGTATGTTGGGGGTAGCGGCAGTTTATAACTTTATTCTAGATAATAATCGTAGTCCTTTTAATATTGGTCAAGATATTCGATTATCTGGATTTACTATAAGGGATGCCAGAAAACTTGCCGAGGGATTGCAGGACAAAGTTCCCAATCCACAAGGGGTTTTAGAGGAGGTTATAGACTGGACAGGTGGACAACCATTTTTAACTCAAAAAATTTGTCGTTTAATCTCCACATCTCGCCCTGAATTTGGCAAGGAATCCCCAGCAAACCCGATTAATGTCGGCGATTTTATCCAGTCGCAAGTAATTAGTAACTGGGTATCTCAAGATAGTCCAGAACACCTAAAAACTATTCGGAATCGTTTATTAAATAAGCGTGTCACGGGTAGAAGAATGCTGAAGCTTTACCTAGAAATTTTAAGAAATGGTGAAATTACCGATGATGGTAGTCTTGATCAAATAGAATTACGCTTAACGGGATTGGTAGTTGAAGACCGACAAAAGTTAAAAGTTTATAATAAGATTTATAGAAATGTTTTTAATGAAACTTGGGTGACAACCGATGAACGACCTGGCCACAATTTTTGGAATTGACTGTATTGATTATTGGGGGTTAAAATTTCCAAGAAAAATCCTGTACCACCAGAGAAACTATTCCCTAGTTCTGATGTATTACCAAACATTAAACCGAAACCAAACATCCAATAAGCCAAGGCAGAAACACAGAAGACAATTAGGTTTTTAGCTAAGACATTAGTGGCGTTATTAGTACGACAAAAACCCGTTTCCAGCATGGCAAAACCCGCATTCATAAAGAATACTAACGAGCCGGCTATTAACATCCAGAGATTAGCAACTAAATCCAGAGTAGAATTATTTAAATCTTGTGCTGTGACTTTGCCTACACCGATCAACAGCATGACAATAAGAGAGAAACAAAAAGATAGGATATTACGCAAACGCGGGCGATATTCTAGAAAAGATAATAATCGATTCATCGGCTATAACTCTCATGGGCAATTTCCCCTTTATAGTAATTGATTTAATCCCCTATCGTTCACTCAAAACTGCTTTTTTTCTGA is a genomic window containing:
- a CDS encoding AAA-like domain-containing protein — its product is MGRSLKVKSEYIPRVKQAVKLNGYASQELLAEDLGFAKSTISLFLNGKSISNLNFFEICQKLALDYREITDWDELEETAAATSEDEGENRAADFSKYIERPPVEQLCLETVSQAGSLLRIKSAKGMGKTLLVDRILSQVDKREYKTVSFSFLQASKGILGDLDRLLSWFALIISKKLGLAALFQEKWQEGLGLYSCTAYFEDHLLKKLDKPLILVLEEIDSLFAYTSVADDFLSLFRLWHEEAKNNNTWQKLHLIITYSTENYVPADLNKSPFNVGTEILLPDFTLEQVLTLANKYQANLGKDELQRIINLVGGHPYLIQKAIYGISQKQLSLADFLETAATEAGIYGDHLRGHLLNLQEHPNLAAGMKKVVESSSPVDLGAAINWQLHSLGLVTFVQNAVQPRYPLYSDYFRYRLSS
- a CDS encoding AAA-like domain-containing protein; the encoded protein is MATNFYHIGGSVPLNAPSYIKREADDIFYDYLKNGQYCYVLNSRQMGKSSLWVQTQKRLQEDNIDCATIDLSGIGKNISEDIWYRVLFEQLVKRFDLSIRGKEQTWWDERAYKSAINRLDQFVEDILLKEVSRPIVICFDEIDSVLSLKFSTDDFFAWLRSCHEKRPHNRDYQRLTFCMLGVAAVYNFILDNNRSPFNIGQDIRLSGFTIRDARKLAEGLQDKVPNPQGVLEEVIDWTGGQPFLTQKICRLISTSRPEFGKESPANPINVGDFIQSQVISNWVSQDSPEHLKTIRNRLLNKRVTGRRMLKLYLEILRNGEITDDGSLDQIELRLTGLVVEDRQKLKVYNKIYRNVFNETWVTTDERPGHNFWN